The Streptomyces seoulensis genome contains a region encoding:
- a CDS encoding suppressor of fused domain protein, with protein MDSRAEKYLAHLDRLSGGAEAQFYSQESSSPALPGVTTLVYEGLSEGMLTAFTYGVSLAEHPAWRESTPELHISVRSDDVVWAEALSFIADGMRGTCTFAFGDTIDLGERVTPESEMTAFCVFAPALPDPADCTGLDVSAVGHEGHDLIDIVGLYPLHDIEMRYLHEHGLEALWHRDWDPCDVRRRPAV; from the coding sequence GTGGACAGCCGCGCGGAGAAGTACCTCGCCCATCTCGACCGTCTCTCCGGCGGCGCCGAGGCCCAGTTCTACTCCCAGGAGTCCTCGTCGCCAGCTCTGCCCGGAGTGACGACCCTCGTCTACGAGGGCCTCTCCGAAGGAATGCTGACCGCGTTCACCTACGGAGTCTCCCTGGCCGAGCACCCCGCATGGCGGGAGAGCACCCCCGAACTCCACATCAGCGTCCGCTCGGACGACGTCGTCTGGGCCGAGGCCCTGAGCTTCATAGCCGACGGGATGCGTGGCACCTGCACCTTCGCCTTCGGCGACACGATCGACCTCGGTGAACGGGTCACTCCGGAATCGGAGATGACGGCCTTCTGCGTCTTCGCTCCCGCCCTTCCCGACCCGGCCGACTGCACCGGCCTCGACGTGAGCGCCGTCGGCCATGAGGGCCACGACCTCATCGACATCGTGGGCCTGTACCCCCTCCACGACATCGAGATGCGGTATCTCCACGAACATGGCCTCGAAGCCCTCTGGCACCGCGACTGGGACCCGTGCGACGTGCGCCGCCGGCCTGCGGTGTGA